GCTCCCACTGTCACCTCATATTCCCACTGCTCCCCAGCTGTAGTGGCCTCAGAGTGCTGCTCGTTGCCCAATGTGGTCACCTCATCCTGTGCAGTGGTAGCAGCAGTAGTGGTGGCTtcagcttcctcctcctcctcttcttcctcttcctcctcctcctcctcctcttcctcctcctcttcctcagccACCGCAGTGCTGTTCCCGTGGGGTGCCTCTGCCGTGGTGTTGGTGCTGGTCCCATTGACACTGACATCCTGCTCCTctacctcttcttcttcctcctcctcctcctcctcctcctcttcctcatcacTGTCCTCATCACCCGAGTCACCCCGTGTGCCCTTCTGGCCCCCTTTGCAGCCCTGCGGCACACAGGGACAGGGCAATAAATAACCCGGCATCAGCCACACCTCAGGGCTCTGAATTCAGAGAGCTCACCTGATGGGTGGACGCAGCATCACCCCCCAGCTCCGTATCACCGGGGGTCAGGCCCTCACCTGCTGCCTGAGTACCTGCATGGGACGGTGCCTGTGGAGTGAGGAGGAGACACAACAAGAGGCTCACACTCATCCAAAAAACTGTGGGATGGTTCAGATGCAAGTCCCTGAATTTCTGCATGCTGGAGGCCTATACTCACCCCcccgtcctcctcctcctctgagccgtcctcctcttcctccgAGGAGTCACTGCCCTACATGAAGGGAGAGTAGAGCCATTGCCATCAGTATCATGGGCATCAAAGCCTCAGCCCAGAGGGGGCTTTTTGAGGCAATATCCCTGCACATGAGGCTGGGACCCACGGAACCCAACGGACCCACCTTGTAGCGATGCAGCGGCGGGTAGGCGTAGCGGTACAGGTAGTACCGGTGCCGGCTCTTCAGCACCTGCCAGGAGAGGAAGGGAGTCAGCCCTCCAGCTTGGGGGGCCGCAATGCTCCAGCACTGTAGTGGCACAACCCTACCGCATTCTCCTCTGAGTCGCCTGCCCGGGCTCTGCGCAGCCAGCTCCTCACTGAGAAGGCGGAGGCGGTGGCCAGCAGGCAGGCAAGCAGCAGCGCCGTCCTCATGGTGCCACTGGGCCAGCACTGATTTCTTGTGGCCGCTGCCCTGCGGGTTATAAGGCAGTCGCGGCCCCCCCGCCACAGCCTGTCGCCGCCCTGCCCTGGCTCTGCCCGCCCAGAAAACCCCCAAATTTTGAAGTGCCCTGCTGCCAGAAGGGATGCACCACAGCACTTAATTGAGGGTCTGGCCAGGGCTGGAGGGTATAATAATGTGTTGGGCCTtggttaaaataaatattgggAAATCTGGTTTGGGGGTTGTTTTCTTTNNNNNNNNNNNNNNNNNNNNNNNNNNNNNNNNNNNNNNNNNNNNNNNNNNNNNNNNNNNNNNNNNNNNNNNNNNNNNNNNNNNNNNNNNNNNNNNNNNNNaaacaaacaaaaacaaaaaacccaccaacaaaCAATGAAACAACAACTTGGAGCACTATAAGAGTGACAACAAAAATACAGTGCAAATCTGTTTTAAAGGAAGTAAAAAGAGCGCAGTGGCAGACCAAGTAGAGGAAGCCTGATTTATATTCACCCTAAGTAGCCATAGGAATCCAAGACCAAGAGATGCAAAAAACGATGAGATACCTAAAATCAACATGCCACCTACCCACCCCATGAAAACAAAGGTGTACATACCAAAAGGATGAAGAACATAAAGAACACAAATGTAGTGAAATAAATTGGTCCCAAAATGCGATTAGCTTCTTCAACCTCTGTGAAGTTGAAGTCTCCCAAAATGATGCGGAACTGAGtaaatcttaaaaaacaaaacacatccaGGGGTTGAGAAAAACACTTCTGGAGCTGTGCAGGAATTCCTGATCTATTTTACCATAACAGTCAGGAACGAAGGGCAGCAGAGAGGTCTGCACTGCTGTAATACTCACTCAGATACTGCAATAGTCAGCTTCTCAAACCCACTTCTAAGACTAGCAAAACATGCAGTCAAATGTAACACACAAAGTGCAACTAATGTGGCTACTCACGGCTTTTGGTCACAGCTGTTCAGAAAAACAACCTATTAACTACCTCAGCTGGACCAGTTAACTGTTAAGGATGTTAGACTCCATCTGGAAGCCAGTCAACTAACCAGAATATCAGGAAAAGAACACCAATGAGCACATGGTGTCAGGTACAAAGACAGTTTTTCCAACAAACTGTAAGAAGGTTTACATCTCTAGAAAACAGCTATCCCTACTGAGCTACCAAAAGTGAGATGCTTACAGCTCATCTCTGCAGGCAGATTGGTTTGATCTCTGGTGAGGCAACCAAATCCATTCATCAGTGCATcgagaaattattttttatttttttacttacatGCAGTCCTGGAAAGTGCTGAAGTCATCAATCTGAGTGCCAAAGACAAGATAGGCCAACTGAGCATATGccaagaaaatgatgaaaaacatAATTGCAAAGCCAATGACATCTTTGACACAGCGAGACATGGTTGTAGACAACTGACTCATTGTTCTGTTGAAGTTAACAAACTTGAAAAGctgttgaaagaaaacaagcaaacaaccaATCACCATGAAGGTAAGGAAGACAGTTTCTAGTCCCAACTGCCGTCCAGCTCTTTACATGAGATGTCTTAATGAGCTGGATAAGGACAGAGCAGGGTGATTTTCAATTAGAAACACATCACTTCCAAAAAACCATTAAGGCTTGtaacttgaaggaaaaaatttgACAAAACCGACTTCTACTTGCACTCCTATTTGAAACCCTAACTTCAGAGCATTAACATCAAGCTGCTTCCAAAAGCATGGAGGAGAAAGCGTATCCAATAAGTAGTAGCAATTTCTCAATACAGgaataatgaaaacatttcttcacatATCTGCTGCGAGAAAGAGATGAATGCATCTTCTAGACTTAAAAAAGGACTAAAGCATAGAGAGAATGACAACCCTGTTCCAATTTACACAAAGTTATCTTTGCACTTACACTTTCTGCCATGACCAGTGTTAAGAGAAagtataatcaatgaatatatgGATATtctaattaagaaatatacaagaaagttaggctaaacaggttatcacgctaaagaagaatggatggaaatCTTACCCTTGCCCTGGGCTTGCTGAGAATTCTCCAagaggagcaatctccaaaagagatccttccccagtggtagtcagctcttaaatgtggtctaggagaggtggagccaggctccaccccctccagtagcacaggagaattgccttcacctgtgctccaagggctgactcattgctcacctcaggtggtcaatcagaggttcaggccatgattcagcagttcccatacagagAAAACATGACTAAACTCAAAAATAGTAGGTGACATTCAGAACACAGAACGCGTACATCCTTATTTTAGAATATGGATATGTGTCTTGGAGTTACCTTAATCCAGACAAAAAACACAGTGACTGCAGCAATGTTGTTGAATTGTATTTGCCAATATGCCAAGGGTTCAAAATTGGGGAATGAATTCTGATCTTCTAGTAGCTTCTTCAGGAGCATATCAACAGTTGATGTCCTGTAGATGCTAATTCCTATCGCTACCACGGAGAGCTGAgtacaaaagaaacaaatgagatCAAGGAAGGTGATCATGGTTTTAAAATAGATTCTGTAAGACGAGATTCAAACTAGAATTTTAGAGTAGATCAGGAAATGCATTTTACAACAAAACTATGACAGCTCTAGGGTGAAACAAGTAGCCTGGGAGTAAGGGGATTTGGGAGTTTCTTCCTTGCCACTGCTGAAGAACAGAATCATGGTGACAACTGGTGGGCTTGGAAAAATGAAGCTGTCACATGGAAGAACTggaagaaacatgaaaaaatatgttaaaaaaaaaaaaaaaagttgaaccTTAGATTTGTCCAAGACTGAAAGTACAGAAAGGAAGTGGGACAAGGTCTACTTCAGCTTTGCTGGCTTTGGATACCTTTGCTAAGAACAACTCAATGTGAGTCTGGATCATATAGCTTTAAATTCAAAGCTCAGATCTTCAGCTACACTGAGATTGTTGGTGAACACAGAGTCATTAATGTCTCCCACAGAAcgcatttcagaaagcaatgtTAGACTTATAAAAGTTACCTACCAAGATTATAAGGATATCCAGACAATTCCAGAGACTTCTGAAGTAGTGCAGCCTGTGAATGTGAATTTCTAAGATCTCTTCCACCATGTAGTacagaacaaaaagacaaaacaccATTTCACAGGCTGCCAGGAAGAAATCCAAGGTGGAGATGTAGTGAATCAGCTTCACTGGCTGAAACTGCCAGGATGTAAGAAGGCCTCCAGTAGCTGGAAATTCCACTAACAGCCTGGaatttaaaaagacaaagaaaattatttaatttaagcATTGTCCACAAAAACATGGAAAGACCTGTCTGAATCTCGatctgctttgtgctttgcaaTCTGAACACTGTCAGTGCTCCTGTTCATACCTTACAACGCAGAATAGGTTGATGTTTGCATTGTAGACTGAGAAATCAATGAAAGCTGCTCTTGTCCCTCTGTCCAACCACAGGTTCTTCTTAAGGCTGGCAATCTGCACAGCTGTCACTTCCCTGGTCCTTGAGAGGTCTTGGTAATAACCAGCCCCACTGTAGGTGGCCAGCAGGCCCCAGTGGCTACTCCCATTCAGGTCCTTCTCATTGGTGTATGTCCAACTGTTTGGACAGGAGTGAGACAGCACATGTTAGTTCTTAGTTAGTTTTAACTTACGactaacaaaacaaacaagaacctGGTCAAAAAATACATGTGGgttgggtggtcctgtgtggagccaggagttggactccatgatccttgTGGCTCTCTTCCAACTTTGGATATTCTATAATTTGTAGAGAAGTTTTAGTTAGAAgcgtagaatcattaaggttggaaaagaccgctAAGATCATATAGTCCAACTGTCAAAGGGTTGTAAGGATTACTTGCAAGAAGTCTTCATGTCTGTACCTTGGGGAAAGAACTAACAAGGTTTGTTCCACCAACATAACAGAACGTGGATAGGAAGAAAGGCAACAAGTATATTAATTGTGAAAACAGAATGCATTGATCTGCTTATACagaatttctcttctcttgggaaagctagaaaaaccTGGTATTGATGTAGCTGTGCTTCACCTCCCAAATCCTTTCCAGTGTAACCCACACATTGTCTTCCAAGAGAAGCAGAACTCCTCCCATCTTTCAGCCAAAAAAAGAGATGACCCAGCAACACCCAACACTCACTCAGCCCTCTGGATTTAGCTGGCTTTACAGCTTTACAGATAGAACCTACAGTAATTCTAGAGTTGCCCCTGTGAAGTGACTTTCTGTACCACTCAGCATAGTCTGGgccagaaaaaaacatatttagtTGCCTACAGAAGCACTACATACGCTGTTCCGTTTCGAAGCCCAAAAGGTGCTGTATCTTCATTGGCCACAGAATAGACATCATAACAGTCTTTGATTTCATCTTTTAAATCCTCAGGAATAGAGCACGAACCATTCCTCACTTTCAGCTGCCGAATACGGGGCACCCCTAGGAGCAGGTTCTCATAATAAatgaagcttttgttttctgctatGGTTTTATTGTTGTACCACATATCCCAGTAGAGGCCATCCAGCAGAGGGCCTTCTGTGAACTGTAAAGGAAGACAGAATTTTAGCTTGCATGTTGCTAGCACTGTTTTCATACACCAAATCAACAGCAAGATAATAACTTGCTTTTAGCATTACCTTCCAGAAGTCGTCCATCGTGGACAATGTTTTGAAGTCCGTTTTCTCCATTTTAGATACAGGTGTTTCCAGGAAGAGCTGGGACATAACCCTCGTGTAATAATACATGCTGGAACTCACTGTCCCATATGTCACTGTATGTGGTTTGGCAAGGGATGAGAATAAAAAGAAGGAGCAGTTTTGAATACATCAGGTTGTGCTTGTATAGATGCTGCACTAAAAGACTAAGATCAGAACAAAATCCATACCAAGAAATAAATTGTCAGTGATTACAGTATTAATGCTTCTACTAAAAACAAGAACCTCAAGAACCACAAAGACTGGACTCAGCAGCCTGAAAAGCAGCCAGTGCCACTTCGGGCATCCTGAGAGCTGGGCTCACCCCAGACACTGGAATGTCCACGTCCTATACAGGCAGAAAAGGATGCACAGCATGGGATACTCCCAGTGAACGCAAGCTGTCAATGGTTAGACAACAAAACTCCACCCCAGACGTGCAGTGCTCGAAGAGAATCACTGCACAGAAAGTAATGACTACATGCTGTTTCTGTTCCTCATTCTGGGCCAAGCGTGTGGCCGAGGACCACAGAGCATAAATTATAAAATGACGTACAGAGCCGTGCTGGCTTGGGAGAACAGTCTCTGGCACTGATGCCTCTACTGCCTATAAATTCTTAACAACAATTCAGGGTTAAAATTCAGAGAAGCTTGGAAGATCAGGTCTACAGCAAACAATTTTCAACAACACTGACAAACTTACAGAAGCATTTTATTACagggaagaaaatgtgttttcctgaACAACCAGAGAAGAactatttttaataaacttcTCTGTGGCAAATCGCATGTGTGACTTGATTGCACAATACCTGGACTCTCTCTACATATGCTCTCTCAAAAATATAGCAGTACAAGGAATGCTAACAGCATTTTGCCAGCAGTGGAAAACATCCTCCTAAGGTACAGCACAGACCTGTCTGCCCCACAGTTATTGCTTAAGTGTAAAACTAAAAATGATTGCTCTTAAAGCCTAGCTAAAGAGTTAGCAGCATCTGTGCCCATTTGACATACTGCATCTGTccccaaaaatattttctatcacAAAACAAATTGTGAGCAGCCTGCAAGCAAACTTATCCCACTGAAGACAAATTTGTTTTCGAAGAATCATGTCCAAGTCCCTCACTGCTACACCTCTCCCTGGTAGAGTCTCAGGCATTGCTACATTCCCTTGTCCATAAACCTGCACCAAAAGTCTCAGGCAGGAAATGAACGTGACAATCACAATATTATCATTTGTGCAGTAAGTCACCAAAAGAGTTGAGCTGTGCCAACCGAATAGTGTTTgtgatttgggttttttttttatttgctcttgTTATAGGCATTCTGCTCTGGACAAGCAAAGCACTTGCTCTCAGACTACTAACACTGCttgtggtttgggttttttttcaatgaaaggttttctttaaaaataaaaatggcaccTTGTCCCATTACAGATGGTCACAAAGACAACTCAACAGTCATAGGCACTGTAGGAATTTAGAACAGAACTGTCCATACTAAAGACTGAGGGCTTGAAACCCATCAGCTGTTCAGAGATAAACAAACTTAATGCATGCAGATTTTGTTGCTAGTCTCCCTAGTGACCAAATAAAACATTACAATCTGTTGTACTTGGCACTGTCTTCCTGATTGTTATG
Above is a window of Meleagris gallopavo isolate NT-WF06-2002-E0010 breed Aviagen turkey brand Nicholas breeding stock chromosome 4, Turkey_5.1, whole genome shotgun sequence DNA encoding:
- the LOC100542784 gene encoding polycystin-2 isoform X1; amino-acid sequence: MFFLLGLWGTRLMEENNTSRERYLRSVLRELITYVIFLVVLCVLTYGTVSSSMYYYTRVMSQLFLETPVSKMEKTDFKTLSTMDDFWKFTEGPLLDGLYWDMWYNNKTIAENKSFIYYENLLLGVPRIRQLKVRNGSCSIPEDLKDEIKDCYDVYSVANEDTAPFGLRNGTAYVVLLWTYTNEKDLNGSSHWGLLATYSGAGYYQDLSRTREVTAVQIASLKKNLWLDRGTRAAFIDFSVYNANINLFCVVRLLVEFPATGGLLTSWQFQPVKLIHYISTLDFFLAACEMVFCLFVLYYMVEEILEIHIHRLHYFRSLWNCLDILIILLSVVAIGISIYRTSTVDMLLKKLLEDQNSFPNFEPLAYWQIQFNNIAAVTVFFVWIKLFKFVNFNRTMSQLSTTMSRCVKDVIGFAIMFFIIFLAYAQLAYLVFGTQIDDFSTFQDCIFTQFRIILGDFNFTEVEEANRILGPIYFTTFVFFMFFILLVCTPLFSWGG
- the IBSP gene encoding bone sialoprotein 2, with translation MRTALLLACLLATASAFSVRSWLRRARAGDSEENAVLKSRHRYYLYRYAYPPLHRYKGSDSSEEEEDGSEEEEDGGAPSHAGTQAAGEGLTPGDTELGGDAASTHQGCKGGQKGTRGDSGDEDSDEEEEEEEEEEEEEEVEEQDVSVNGTSTNTTAEAPHGNSTAVAEEEEEEEEEEEEEEEEEEEEEAEATTTAATTAQDEVTTLGNEQHSEATTAGEQWEYEVTVGARGDEGPTEGSYGDQEGPARGDSYRAYEDEYGYYKGHGYDIYGQDYYYSQ
- the LOC100542784 gene encoding polycystin-2 isoform X2, translating into MFFLLGLWGTRLMEENNTSRERYLRSVLRELITYVIFLVVLCVLTYGTVSSSMYYYTRVMSQLFLETPVSKMEKTDFKTLSTMDDFWKFTEGPLLDGLYWDMWYNNKTIAENKSFIYYENLLLGVPRIRQLKVRNGSCSIPEDLKDEIKDCYDVYSVANEDTAPFGLRNGTAWTYTNEKDLNGSSHWGLLATYSGAGYYQDLSRTREVTAVQIASLKKNLWLDRGTRAAFIDFSVYNANINLFCVVRLLVEFPATGGLLTSWQFQPVKLIHYISTLDFFLAACEMVFCLFVLYYMVEEILEIHIHRLHYFRSLWNCLDILIILLSVVAIGISIYRTSTVDMLLKKLLEDQNSFPNFEPLAYWQIQFNNIAAVTVFFVWIKLFKFVNFNRTMSQLSTTMSRCVKDVIGFAIMFFIIFLAYAQLAYLVFGTQIDDFSTFQDCIFTQFRIILGDFNFTEVEEANRILGPIYFTTFVFFMFFILLVCTPLFSWGG